AGAAAATCAGTAAACATCAGAAGCATATTTACCACTTTCTTGAATCATCATATGTCAGTGTGCTGGGAATAGAGACACGAGCAGACTCGATGTTTCTCACAGTGCCTCCTTTGACACTCCATTCAATCTACGCACACACGTGTAACACAATAATCACCGACAACTTAACAGGACAGAAAAATCACAAGTAGACAGCCCTTATTTGAATTAGATGGAAACAAGTGAACTAAAGTACTGCCTCAagcaatttttaaattcaatgtACCATCTGCTCCAAAAGATGCTTAGCATGAGGATAGAAATCGTATAACCAAATTCTTAAACTACTAATTTATTGTCCAATTATGCACGATAAGCCTGGCAGAATGTAATCAGGGTCaactataaaaatttatgagacaACTAGAATGGTGGAGAATAGTGTTGGAACTCATTGGGAATAAAATTACCTTgtctttcttttaattttttactctATTACTTAGCTGACTAAGATGATTGAGAAGAGCGTTACGCTTTAATTCCAAAATAAGAACACATACAAGAAGAACGGTACTAAAAGCGAGTGCTCACCGCTTTCTCAATGGTAGAGAAATGTTGCATTCTATTTGATAGAATCTTCTGCATATGTATCAGTGATGCCAATGCTGTTCCCTGAAATTCTCTATAACTATAAATAAGTTTTATCGAAATTCGGTGATTATATTTAATTGTAATTCAGTTTCCATTAAAAgcaattataatttaaaaagtaaaGCAGCTCAAaaattgtttcatttttttatgcAGACCTCAACAACATCGATAACAACTAACCCAGCCAAGCTGGGAAGAACCTTCTTTGCGGCAACATGAACAGCAACCGAACCACCCATGCTGCATCACAATGATTAACATCTAACATCAAAATTTAACCAGCaatttatgaataaaataagTACTTGTCGCCCAAACAATATAGAAAATGTTTCAGGTTGCAGACGCCATCAATGGCATAAATAACCTATAAATCAACATTTTGTTCAAAAGAATATCATTTAAACCTGGAAAGAGCTGGGTTTATTTGTTGTTAGAAGTCAGAAATCAACTTCGACAACTCTAATCTTACACGACAACTTGGTGAAAAAGAAGTTACTACACAGGTCTCACATCAAAATATTGGTCGCAAAGTTTCGCAGTagaaatagaaaatttttaggCACTTTTCAAATGAAAGCCATGCTTCATTGTCAAGAAACATAAGACTAGGTCTGCGATTAAATAAGATAAAGCAAATTTCCTTTGTTATATTAAAGGAGCGCAACCTGTGACCTACAATCACAATTGCAGGAGGAGAATCTCCATACATGGTCTTCAGAACTGCCAGTACATCATTGCACATTGTCTGAAATTATTGCAAAAGCGTAAGGACACAAACCCAAAGGCATAATATTGCTCGGATCTTCAACCCGTTGATACAATGAAAACAAGATTTGCCATGCATctttcattttattaatttctcaCACGAACATACCTCAATAGATATATCAAGATCATTCCCTGTGGATGACTTCCCATGTCCTCTCAAATCCAGGGCAATTACCCGAgctttctcttttattttactTGCTGACAGAGCAAACGATAGCCTAGAAATGTGATGTATATGCAACTCAGATTTGCAAAAAGGTAAAACACATCATGTTTTCTTTAGGAAATTTAAATGTGCCAAACGATGTGAAGATCTATCAAGCAACAGAAGATTAGTAGGTTTTCTGAACTAATACAAGATGAGAGTACGAATCCTCATTCTCAATGTGTTCGTGTAGGCTACTAATATATTCTTAGAAATAAATAGGTGAATCAAAGATGTTAAGAGAAGTCCGGAGAAAGAAGATAAACTGCAATGTTCTGATCAATGAAAATGAAAGGACAAAGCTTGGCTGTCAGTCTGCATTATTTGGGATTtcagaataaaaaaattcacgTAACATTACGAGACAACAGGAGACAATATTTCATTTCTACgacatttgatattttatacTATATATCTACCAAAGAACTTTGAGAAAGAGAGAGGAAAACAAGTGGTCAAATGAAATTGATTGATTCATAATTGACCATAGTTGTCAAGGGCGCAAGGCGCATAAGGGCTCTGGAGCCTGAGGCACAAGGCGCAAGGCGAGGCGCGCGCCTTACCGAAGCAAGGcacacatttttaatttttttaaaaaatatatttatcttagaataatatattaaaatatgaaataattaagttacaatgtcacacaaaacaacaaataattaataagttcataataataagtaacacggttaaaattcttcaatcatctaaatcaagttcatcttcttccaCCGAATCATCAGAGTCCCTAGAACTTTCTGTTGCAGTCTGCACACTTTTGCTCTTGTCACCTTCTGTAATTCTGTTATTTAATTTGTGAACTGGGCTGCTAaggtttgggtttggggttGGGCCTTTTACATTTTAGTTACTGTTAAAAAAAACAGATAAGTTGCATTTTCAAAATGCAACTTCTCTGttactgaattttaaaaaaacacaatcTCAGGCGCGCCCGAGAGCCTTTCCAGGGCAAGCCCAGGCGCGCGCCTGGGCTCACCTTCGTGAATCGTTGTGCCTGGGACGGCCCCAGGCGCAACGCCCACGCCTGGTTGCGCCTCTCGCCTTTGACAACTATGTAATTGACAATGAAGTAACTGTGATTGCTACTTCATTCATTCAATCAGGGAATCAGCAATAGATAATTGCTCCTAGCCTCCATATCTAATTAGACTTTTCAATAAAATGTAGCCAATTGATCTACCCACAATAAAGATACATTGTGAAGCATATATGATGGTGAACCACACAGGTCTTGATAAAAGGATCAACCTACCCAGAATAACCCCCACCATGTAGACAGAAAACTACTGGACCCTCAGTTCCAGCCTTATAAATGTGAAAAACCTGAAATAAAGTATTTAACACAAGAGAAATTGTTTccttaagaaaataaaatctgaGAAATAATGAAGCAATATGAAATATGATGTAATTTACATCATCTGAATCCTCGATATGGACATCTTCTTCTTGGTCAAAGTAACTCGCCCAATCTAGAGGCATATATTTTTGTGAAGAAATCCTACAAAAGCAaatatgaagaagaaaaataagtcataacaaaacaaaaaatttgtatgtttaaaatattttagcatgCAATTATGCTAATAAAAAACCAAGAAACTGAACAAAACAGAAAAGAAAAACACACCGCCTGTGAATAGACATTGATATCTTATTACATCAATAACTGTCACTAGTCGAATCACAATACAAATTTAAAGTTGAAAACTGAACTCAAGTATAGATGAATAGGCAAAGCTTAAAGATTTTACCTTCATCAAGATTGAACTAGCAACATGAAATAGAAAAAGAAACGACAAGCCTTTTCTAAAAGAATGCTACTTCATAATTCTTTTAAAAGGGTACAACAAAAAATGATCACGAAGAAGGATATTGCACAGGAAAAGAACAAAGAACATTAGGATTTGCAGCACAAATCAATCCCATACAATCATTCAAGTCTTGATGATCGGTATTTTTTTAACCACAAATTTCACGCTTTCCATTGCTTTCCAATCTACGCATTTCCAGCAGCTTAATTATTTGATCATAGCGCTGACACCAGCAAGGCTGAATTCTTGTCGTACTCGTAAtgcaattaatattaataattatactCTTCAAACAAAAAGGTTAAAGCTAGATTTAGCACGATTAACTGAATAATTacaggaaaaaaaatacaagaaacTGGCGTAAGTTGACTAAGTTAATTGAGTAAATACTGAATTGGTGGACGATCAGGTTTAGAAGAAAAGGTGGATGGCATTTTCCCGGCATTCTGAGAGGCATTTTCGGGTTCCTCTTCCGGAAGCGAAGCTAGGTTCGATGAATTCTCCATCTTTCACGAAAAAATTGCGATTGAGAATTATATTTTCGATTCAATCAGCTGCGGGGAAAGTGGATATATGCATACTTCATTGATGTTGATTCGGACTCTTAGTCCATCACGCCCATCTCGATATACTCAAGTGTTCAGACCCATTTTATTGACAACAAAAGACCAGCCCAAATCCAGTTTGTGCTTTGACATTTTTGCCCAAATGGATgtaaaatatctattttttttaaggtaaaagatcaaataatttctcaacatataaatcatagaaagaaaactcaaagagTGGAGCAACAAGCTAGAGAGCTGATTGGATAATTGATGGGAAGGGAAGAGCTTCAATTGACCAACATGAAATAAAGAGGTAAGTCGTCCAAGTTGGATTTCATAAAATCGGCACCATATATTAAGATATAAGAAAATTAGAGGTTTACATTTTAGGTTACATTCAGACTTACATGTTACATGATAAATTACAAAAGTATAATTGAATTCGGTTAcatctcttttattttttattctctaTTACTCTGGGAAGAAAAAATGTCATCGTGAGTATAACCTTAAGTATACATCTATTTTACTAGCTCAATCCATCTTCAAATGGATCGAGCACGATTCTACCCAAATCTTTTGTCATCCATATTCATGCGTAAATGAATGTAATGATAGTACtctgaaatgaaaaatatttacgattatttttaaaaaagagcATGTCTTTTGTAAGACGGATAGGCTTGGCTCATAGCTGCAATGAAAATTAATCGTTtgaacatgaaaaataataatttttatgtgtCAATTATGTCTAAAAAATTGACTAATGAGTCAGTTTCGTaaaatttttgtgtttaaaAGAAGTACATCAACTcagacaaataaaataaaagtgactcattacatagaaaaaaataaattgaaaagctAGCTTGAGGCTAAGACTAGATAAAAGAGTGTTTGCAAtcactaaaaaataaattgaaaaactaGATTAAGGCTAAGACTAGATAAGAAAGTTTTTGcaatcactaaaaaaaattactcttGAATTATTAGAAGCCTTATATACATTACTAACTGTACTCAACCGAACATCTTTTGTGCGATGAATAAGTTGAGTCGATTCAAGAGTAATCCTAATGATGTTCATTGGAAGGCTTTGACAAGAGTGCTTAGATATTTAAGACATACCTTGGAGTATAGTTTGtattatacaaaatatcatGCAATGTTAGATGTATATGATGATGCTAATTGGATTGCTGACACCAAATATTCGAAATCTACTAGTGTCTGTATTTAGCATTGGTGGTAGCAGATCATTCAAACAAACTTGCATAGCTAGATCGATAATGAAATATGAATTTATATCACTTAATAAAGTTGCGGAAGAAGCAGAGTAGCTTCACAAATTTCTAGAGGATATTCCATGTTAAACGAAACTAGTGTATAAAATAATGATACATTGCAACAGTCAGTCAACAATTGCAAAAACACAAAACATATACAATGGTAAGTCTTGATATATTCGTCAAAGACATAATACAGTGGGATAATTGATCTCAAATAGAGTTAtatctatttattttgttaaatcaAAAGATGACTTGGCGGATCCgcttacaaaaaaattaaatagatattAAGTATACAACTTGTCTAAAATGAATGTGTTTAAAACctataaaataaagtttttatATTGGAAACTCAACCTTGTTGATtagagattccaagattttggTTTAATAAGACaactaaattataaaaaaacttgAGCTAACACTCGGGAATTTTTCCCTTCTCATTTTTAGGACAACGAGTGTTGATACATACCAATGTAGTGATGTTAAATATTGGAATTTTAATGGTTCCTTAGCTTGTTAAAGGAAGAGTACTAATGTATGGTACTCTTAAAAATAAACCACATATGTAAGTGTGAAGATGATCCACCTCAACGAAATACTTACGAAACCATTAAGTGTTTCAGGCCAAAACAGACATGATCAATAAAAAACCAAATGGGAATGGTAGGAAAGTTATCGTGTAGGTCTTGTTGTCTGGTTTTACATAAATCGTcaagaagttcaagacatcaaGTTCACTTCGTGTCCCATTAAATCCAATAGTATTCTACTAAAGAAGGTTAATACCAAAAACCCTCTATCCTGATGTGATAATATTCCGTGTATACTCTCTTTCGATATCATTTGCATTCATACATTAATTTCATTAATGTGGAGAATTGTTGGAATGTTTTAAGACTTAATGAGTCAAATTTAAGCAAAATAATGTTTCACGCCTCAGGGAAAGCGCCCCAAAGTGGAGGCCTAAGCGCCTCCCCAATGCCATGGATTATTTTAGGGTCGTGGAGGAGATGCCTAAGAACATCCCTCAGTGCCTTGGAATTTCCAAGGTCGTGAGGAAGGCGCCTAGGCGTCTGACATTGCCGATTGATTAAAAGTTACGAGTTTTCATGATATCTTCGATCCAAATAGCGTCTCTTGACGTTTTTCATCAGAATTTTGGATGAAATGACACATCTTTGATGAAACAACATGTCTCTGATGATTGAAATCtattaatacatgatcaaatacAACTAAAAAACACTTTTGATCATCAGATTTTCTGCATATGTTGCATTCATTTCACTTTCTCCTCTACTTATTTCTTTTGAAAAGAAAGTACGATTCATTTTCTGGT
The DNA window shown above is from Primulina huaijiensis isolate GDHJ02 chromosome 12, ASM1229523v2, whole genome shotgun sequence and carries:
- the LOC140989151 gene encoding uncharacterized protein isoform X2, giving the protein MENSSNLASLPEEEPENASQNAGKMPSTFSSKPDRPPIQISSQKYMPLDWASYFDQEEDVHIEDSDDVFHIYKAGTEGPVVFCLHGGGYSGLSFALSASKIKEKARVIALDLRGHGKSSTGNDLDISIETMCNDVLAVLKTMYGDSPPAIVIVGHSMGGSVAVHVAAKKVLPSLAGLVVIDVVEGTALASLIHMQKILSNRMQHFSTIEKAIEWSVKGGTVRNIESARVSIPSTLTYDDSRKCYTHRARLEETEQYWRGWYEGLSERFLSSPVPKLLLLAGTDRLDRTLTIGQMQGKFQMVVVRHTGHAIQEDVPDEFATLVLNFISRNRIGPRGVEIPGLRRH
- the LOC140989151 gene encoding uncharacterized protein isoform X1; amino-acid sequence: MENSSNLASLPEEEPENASQNAGKMPSTFSSKPDRPPIQISSQKYMPLDWASYFDQEEDVHIEDSDDVFHIYKAGTEGPVVFCLHGGGYSGLSFALSASKIKEKARVIALDLRGHGKSSTGNDLDISIETMCNDVLAVLKTMYGDSPPAIVIVGHSMGGSVAVHVAAKKVLPSLAGLVVIDVVEGTALASLIHMQKILSNRMQHFSTIEKAIEWSVKGGTVRNIESARVSIPSTLTYDDSRKCYTHRARLEETEQYWRGWYEGLSERFLSSPVPKLLLLAGTDRLDRTLTIGQMQGKFQMVVVRHTGHAIQEDVPDEFATLVLNFISRNRIGPRGVEVSVCMKRP